One genomic window of Bradyrhizobium sp. CCGE-LA001 includes the following:
- a CDS encoding GGDEF domain-containing protein codes for MKKPKRARAAKAKMGRKTSATRSKAAAKRSAGPRQRRTPPDAATDTTKAIIRGLRSKLKAAERRVAELEAAADTDFLLEIPNRRGFERALQRAVAYMKRYRASGALIVLDVDRLKPINDSFGHAAGDEVLKAIAATLTRQVRASDVVGRLGGDEFALLLWNLSETDAMAKAAIFEQAVDELSFTFRGQQVTAGASAGVALLGAQSDAGRALEEADAAMYVRKAHRRHEPRIRLVSR; via the coding sequence ATGAAGAAGCCAAAAAGGGCGCGTGCTGCGAAGGCCAAAATGGGCCGGAAGACCAGCGCCACCCGCTCCAAAGCTGCTGCCAAGCGCTCCGCCGGGCCGCGGCAGCGGCGAACGCCGCCCGATGCGGCCACGGATACAACCAAGGCGATCATCCGCGGCTTGCGGAGCAAGCTCAAGGCGGCCGAGCGCCGGGTCGCGGAGCTCGAGGCGGCCGCCGACACCGATTTCCTCCTGGAGATTCCGAACCGGCGCGGGTTCGAGCGCGCGCTCCAACGTGCCGTTGCCTATATGAAGCGCTACCGCGCCAGCGGGGCGCTGATCGTGCTCGACGTCGATCGGCTGAAGCCGATCAACGATTCCTTTGGACACGCTGCCGGCGACGAGGTGCTCAAGGCGATTGCGGCGACGCTGACGCGTCAGGTCCGCGCCTCGGACGTGGTGGGCCGTCTCGGAGGCGACGAGTTCGCGCTGCTGCTGTGGAATCTCAGCGAGACCGACGCCATGGCGAAGGCCGCCATCTTCGAGCAGGCGGTCGACGAGCTGTCATTCACCTTTCGGGGCCAGCAGGTGACTGCTGGCGCTTCCGCCGGCGTGGCGCTGCTGGGAGCGCAGTCCGACGCCGGCCGTGCCCTGGAGGAGGCCGATGCCGCCATGTATGTGCGCAAGGCGCACCGGCGGCACGAGCCGCGGATCAGGCTGGTGAGCAGGTGA
- a CDS encoding YdcH family protein translates to MTNEDERELEAELTRLQQEHRDLDAAIDALHQSPAPDLLRLQRLKKRKLLLRDRIAFIEDQITPDIIA, encoded by the coding sequence ATGACCAATGAAGACGAGCGTGAGCTCGAAGCCGAGCTCACCCGGTTGCAGCAGGAACACCGAGATCTCGATGCGGCGATCGATGCATTGCATCAATCGCCCGCCCCCGACCTGTTGCGGCTACAGCGGTTGAAGAAACGCAAGCTGTTGCTGCGCGATCGCATCGCGTTCATCGAAGACCAGATCACACCCGACATCATTGCCTGA
- a CDS encoding ABC transporter permease gives MSSRRIFARPARFAAIAPYLWMALFFLVPFAFVLKISLSQTAIAQPPYEPVFDLTAGWEALKAAFAALSLDNFRLLISDDIYVFAYLRSFTVAVTATALLLLIGYPVAYGMARLPKTWQAVAMVLVIVPFWTSFLIRIYAWINILQHDGLLNQILLALHLVSQPVVWLSTDSAMYIGIVYSYLPFMILPLYATLAKMEPALEEAAGDLGAPPWQVFWLVTFPLSLPGVGAGVLLCFIPIVGEFVIPDLLAGSNSLMIGQTLWLEFFTNKDWPVASAAAIVLLVVLLVPLLLYERLQKRQLEQGR, from the coding sequence ATGAGCTCCCGTCGCATCTTCGCGCGGCCGGCGCGCTTTGCCGCGATTGCGCCTTATCTCTGGATGGCGCTGTTCTTCCTGGTGCCGTTTGCCTTCGTGCTGAAGATCAGTCTGTCGCAAACGGCGATCGCGCAGCCGCCTTACGAGCCCGTGTTCGACCTGACGGCGGGATGGGAGGCGCTGAAGGCCGCCTTTGCCGCATTGTCGCTCGACAATTTCAGGCTGCTGATCTCCGACGACATCTACGTGTTCGCTTATTTGCGCAGCTTCACCGTCGCCGTCACGGCGACTGCGCTCCTGCTGTTGATCGGCTACCCCGTCGCCTATGGCATGGCGCGGCTGCCGAAGACTTGGCAGGCGGTGGCGATGGTGCTGGTGATCGTGCCGTTCTGGACCTCGTTCCTGATCCGCATTTATGCCTGGATCAACATCCTCCAGCACGATGGCCTGCTCAACCAGATCCTGCTGGCACTGCATCTGGTCAGCCAGCCCGTGGTGTGGCTCTCCACCGACAGCGCGATGTATATCGGCATCGTCTATTCCTATCTGCCGTTCATGATCCTGCCGCTCTACGCCACGCTCGCCAAGATGGAGCCGGCGCTGGAGGAGGCGGCAGGCGATCTAGGTGCGCCGCCCTGGCAGGTGTTCTGGCTGGTCACCTTCCCGTTGTCGCTGCCCGGCGTCGGCGCCGGCGTGCTGCTGTGCTTCATCCCGATCGTCGGCGAGTTCGTCATCCCGGATCTTCTGGCCGGCTCCAATTCGCTGATGATCGGCCAGACCCTCTGGCTCGAATTCTTCACCAACAAGGACTGGCCGGTGGCCTCCGCGGCGGCCATCGTGCTGCTGGTGGTGCTGCTGGTCCCGCTGTTGCTGTACGAACGGCTGCAGAAGCGGCAGCTGGAACAGGGGCGCTGA
- a CDS encoding YdcH family protein translates to MTIQAHLVELERKHKLLENELHEALVHLSTDDLQIVELKRRKLMVKDQIERLKQSGDTLH, encoded by the coding sequence ATGACAATTCAGGCACATCTTGTTGAATTGGAGCGGAAGCACAAACTTCTCGAAAACGAATTGCACGAAGCTCTCGTGCACCTTTCAACAGACGACCTGCAAATTGTTGAGTTGAAGCGCCGGAAGTTGATGGTCAAGGACCAGATCGAGCGTCTGAAGCAATCTGGCGACACGCTCCACTAG
- a CDS encoding type II toxin-antitoxin system RelE/ParE family toxin: MNIRYTLPALADLDSILTYIAKTSPQGAARVQKRIQDVISLLTAHPEIGVRTDDSDIRRLTTTPYPFLVFYEIRGREIIIHAIRHGARGPGGMPGKRGSV; this comes from the coding sequence GTGAATATTCGCTATACGCTTCCGGCGCTAGCGGACCTCGATTCCATTCTGACCTACATTGCGAAGACGTCTCCTCAGGGAGCCGCGCGCGTCCAAAAGCGCATTCAGGATGTGATCAGCCTGTTAACAGCGCATCCGGAGATTGGTGTACGGACCGATGATTCGGACATCCGAAGGCTGACCACAACGCCCTACCCATTTCTCGTATTCTACGAAATCAGAGGCCGGGAGATCATCATCCACGCCATTCGTCATGGCGCTCGCGGTCCCGGCGGGATGCCGGGCAAGCGCGGCTCCGTCTAG
- the purE gene encoding 5-(carboxyamino)imidazole ribonucleotide mutase — protein MTAPIAIIMGSQSDWDTMRHAADTLAALGVSADTRIVSAHRTPDRLFAFAKGAKAAGYKVIIAGAGGAAHLPGMAAALTELPVFGVPVESKTLKGLDSLYSIVQMPAGIPVGTLAIGKAGAINAALLAASVLALSDPALANRLAAWRKAQTDAVAEHPEDKA, from the coding sequence ATGACCGCGCCGATCGCCATCATCATGGGAAGCCAGTCGGACTGGGACACGATGCGGCATGCCGCCGATACGCTCGCCGCGCTCGGCGTCTCCGCCGATACCCGCATCGTTTCGGCACACCGCACCCCCGACCGCCTGTTCGCTTTCGCCAAGGGCGCCAAGGCCGCCGGATACAAGGTCATCATCGCCGGCGCCGGCGGCGCCGCGCATCTGCCCGGCATGGCGGCCGCGCTGACGGAACTGCCGGTGTTCGGCGTGCCCGTCGAATCGAAGACGCTCAAGGGCCTCGATTCGCTATATTCGATCGTGCAGATGCCCGCAGGCATCCCCGTCGGCACCCTCGCCATCGGCAAGGCCGGCGCGATCAACGCGGCGCTGCTGGCCGCCTCCGTGCTGGCGCTGTCCGACCCGGCCCTGGCGAATCGCCTTGCCGCCTGGCGCAAGGCGCAGACCGATGCGGTGGCCGAGCACCCGGAGGACAAGGCGTGA
- a CDS encoding ABC transporter ATP-binding protein, with amino-acid sequence MTDELPRPDIAANAAGGDAHPAAGQPLLRIEGVAKTFGTFRAVDGVSLDIKAGEFFALLGPSGCGKTTLLRMLAGFEAPDEGRILLGGKDIAQALPHERPINMMFQNYALFPHLSVRDNIAFGLKRAGMARADIATRVAEMVALVKLEGLEKRKPDQLSGGQRQRVALARALARRPQLLLLDEPLAALDKKLRESTQGELMELQRRLGMTFIIVTHDQEEAMTMASRIGVMKAGKLAQVAAPRELYEAPRSRWIAEFVGDVNLFEGEFKLRDGHRLVIATREAGTLVATEPREPVGETTLSVAIRPEKVKLSRRAPVSEAGRATAINSLEGVIADICYLGGTTTYKVKLDAGGMVQASVVNSARIDVDAYSVNQSVVAWFTPDDCVVLPP; translated from the coding sequence ATGACGGACGAGTTGCCCAGACCAGACATCGCGGCCAATGCAGCCGGCGGAGATGCACATCCCGCAGCGGGGCAGCCGCTATTGCGCATCGAGGGCGTTGCCAAGACGTTCGGCACGTTCCGTGCCGTGGACGGCGTCTCGCTCGACATCAAGGCCGGCGAGTTCTTCGCATTGCTTGGCCCCAGCGGCTGCGGCAAGACCACGCTGCTGCGCATGCTCGCCGGCTTCGAGGCGCCGGACGAGGGGCGCATCCTGCTCGGCGGCAAGGACATCGCGCAGGCGCTGCCGCATGAGCGGCCAATCAACATGATGTTCCAGAACTACGCGCTGTTTCCGCATCTGTCGGTGCGCGACAACATCGCCTTCGGCCTGAAGCGCGCCGGCATGGCGCGCGCCGACATCGCCACGCGCGTTGCGGAAATGGTGGCACTGGTGAAGCTCGAAGGCCTGGAGAAGCGCAAGCCCGACCAGCTCTCCGGCGGCCAGCGCCAGCGCGTGGCGCTGGCGAGGGCGCTGGCACGGCGGCCGCAACTGCTGCTGCTCGACGAGCCGCTCGCAGCGCTTGACAAGAAGCTGCGCGAGAGCACGCAAGGAGAGCTGATGGAGCTGCAGCGCCGGCTTGGCATGACCTTCATCATCGTCACCCACGACCAGGAGGAGGCGATGACGATGGCGAGCCGGATCGGCGTGATGAAGGCCGGCAAGCTGGCGCAGGTCGCGGCTCCGCGCGAACTCTATGAGGCGCCGCGGTCGCGCTGGATCGCGGAGTTCGTCGGCGACGTCAATCTGTTCGAGGGCGAGTTCAAGCTGCGTGACGGCCATCGCCTGGTGATCGCCACGCGCGAAGCGGGCACGCTGGTGGCGACGGAGCCGCGCGAGCCGGTGGGCGAGACGACATTGTCGGTCGCGATCCGGCCGGAAAAGGTGAAGCTGTCGCGCCGCGCGCCGGTGTCCGAGGCCGGTCGTGCAACGGCAATCAACAGCCTGGAGGGCGTGATCGCCGACATCTGCTATCTCGGCGGCACCACCACCTATAAGGTGAAGCTCGACGCCGGCGGTATGGTGCAAGCTTCGGTCGTCAACAGCGCGCGCATCGACGTCGACGCCTACAGCGTGAACCAGAGCGTCGTCGCCTGGTTCACGCCCGACGATTGCGTGGTGCTGCCGCCATGA
- a CDS encoding NAD(P)/FAD-dependent oxidoreductase, protein MDRVDCVVIGAGVVGLAVARRLAQAGREVIVLEEAEAIGTITSSRNSEVIHAGIYYRAGSWMARMCVDGKHALYRYCAERGIPHKNCGKLIVATSAKETEKLQSIKAHAEANGVLDMELLSGEAARALEPALACDAALLSPSTGIIDSHAYMLSLRGEAEDAGAAFAFHTPLVRAKAAAGVIEIEAGGEAPMTLQCSLLVNAAGLSATMVARNIEGMPLDRIPPAYLAKGNYFSCNARAPFSRLIYPVPEPGGLGVHLTLDMAGQARFGPDVEWIETINYEVDPSRAERFYPAIRRYWPTLPDGALMPSYSGIRPKIVPPAVATQDFLMQGPRDHGVTGLINLFGIESPGLTSSLAIADHVAELADI, encoded by the coding sequence ATGGATAGGGTCGACTGCGTCGTCATCGGAGCCGGCGTGGTCGGGCTCGCGGTGGCTCGAAGGCTCGCGCAGGCCGGGCGCGAGGTCATCGTGCTCGAGGAAGCCGAGGCCATCGGCACCATCACGTCATCACGCAACAGCGAGGTGATCCATGCCGGTATCTACTACCGCGCCGGGAGCTGGATGGCGCGCATGTGCGTGGACGGCAAGCACGCGCTCTATCGCTACTGCGCCGAACGCGGCATCCCGCACAAGAATTGCGGCAAGCTGATCGTCGCGACCAGTGCGAAGGAGACGGAAAAGCTGCAATCGATCAAGGCGCATGCTGAAGCCAACGGCGTGCTCGACATGGAGCTGCTTTCGGGCGAGGCCGCACGCGCGCTGGAGCCGGCGCTCGCCTGCGACGCCGCACTGCTGTCGCCCTCGACCGGCATCATCGACAGCCACGCCTACATGCTCTCGCTGCGCGGCGAAGCCGAGGACGCGGGCGCGGCCTTCGCGTTCCACACGCCCCTGGTCCGCGCCAAGGCAGCCGCCGGCGTGATCGAGATCGAAGCCGGCGGCGAAGCGCCGATGACCCTGCAATGCAGCCTCCTCGTCAACGCCGCAGGGCTGTCGGCGACGATGGTGGCGCGCAACATCGAGGGCATGCCGCTGGACCGCATTCCGCCGGCCTATCTCGCCAAGGGAAACTATTTCAGTTGCAATGCCAGGGCGCCGTTCTCGCGCCTGATCTACCCGGTGCCCGAGCCCGGCGGGCTGGGTGTGCACCTGACGCTGGACATGGCGGGGCAGGCCCGCTTCGGGCCCGACGTCGAGTGGATCGAGACGATCAACTACGAGGTCGACCCGTCACGTGCCGAGCGCTTCTACCCTGCGATCCGCAGATATTGGCCGACGCTGCCCGACGGCGCGTTGATGCCGAGCTATTCGGGCATCCGTCCGAAGATCGTGCCCCCGGCGGTGGCCACGCAGGATTTTCTGATGCAGGGCCCGCGCGATCACGGCGTCACAGGTCTGATCAACCTGTTCGGCATCGAATCGCCGGGGCTGACGTCGTCGCTCGCGATCGCGGATCACGTTGCCGAGCTCGCAGACATCTAA
- a CDS encoding sensor domain-containing protein produces the protein MAEKNWHVGSTLPIAVQAVVCLAGAVAPARAFALSDAFAAPADLARLNPSVIWEALIAGIVLCSFLAAIVLWIHSSLRRTRRLQLRRNAFVSSAMNNLNQGVVMTDAQRRVIFCNDRYLEIYGLTRSEIRPNMTGHDLLELRRRRGVLDAATDEEFYQKASSTNGLITEMPDGRAILVKFFVLPNGGSVATHLDVSEERRLSQQLASTKQFLETVLDNVPACVAAKNIEDGRYIFANTAYERFWGFSRDHVVGKNARELFAPGSAATIEATDRAALDSPDGQFRNEFEVERGGERRMVASIRIAVRNDGNKPGFLLLVFEDITDRRSLSQELESTKRFLELVVDNIPVALIVEQVKDGRYLLANRSAESILNRRREETTGLTAADIFNPKEAKLIIARDEAAIKKRGMISEEHPISTKDGLRLFLTRRATVLNDDGEPQYLIKTHEDVTDRRQTESRMAHMAYHDGLTDLPNRAAFLQALTQMIEACEGTSEEFAVLCVDLDGLKEVNDVFGHALGDKLLIEVAHRLLDSARGGVVARLSGDEFGLIIDGKQPQAGLALAQQIGEAVAREFQIDGRPVRAGITTGMSIFPHNGADGASLLANAGAALFRAKQKSRGTISLYQPEMDQQIRDRRVLHQDLSMAIKNGELSLAFQPQGVAGNSVAESEIIGFEALARWQHPVRGQVSPAEFIPIAEESGLIVEMGEWILREACREAASWPKPLQVAVNLSPAQFMHGDVVGLVHSILIETGLAPGRLELEITEGVLIEDFARGLALLRRLKALGVRISMDDFGSGYSSLSYLQAFPFDKIKIDRAFIINLGRNPQSAAIVRAVIDLGHGLEMSIIAEGVETLDQLAFLAKEGCDGVQGYLLGKPLPIGKYSGLVGRTEVMELALKTG, from the coding sequence ATGGCTGAGAAGAACTGGCACGTGGGCAGCACGCTTCCGATTGCTGTGCAGGCCGTCGTGTGCCTGGCCGGCGCGGTCGCGCCTGCGCGCGCCTTTGCGCTGTCGGACGCCTTCGCCGCTCCGGCTGATCTCGCCAGGCTCAATCCCAGCGTAATCTGGGAAGCCTTGATTGCGGGCATCGTTCTCTGCTCGTTCCTCGCCGCGATCGTACTGTGGATCCATTCTTCGCTGCGCCGGACCCGGCGCTTGCAGTTGCGGCGCAATGCCTTCGTCTCCTCCGCCATGAACAATCTCAACCAGGGCGTGGTGATGACGGATGCGCAGCGGCGCGTCATCTTCTGCAACGACCGCTACCTCGAGATCTATGGCCTGACGCGGTCGGAGATCCGGCCCAACATGACCGGCCACGACCTTCTCGAGCTGCGGCGCCGGCGGGGGGTGCTGGATGCCGCTACCGACGAGGAGTTCTACCAGAAGGCGTCAAGCACCAACGGCTTGATCACCGAAATGCCGGACGGACGGGCCATCCTGGTGAAGTTCTTCGTGCTCCCGAACGGCGGCTCGGTGGCGACGCATCTCGACGTCAGCGAAGAGCGCAGGCTGTCGCAACAGCTCGCCTCCACCAAGCAATTCCTGGAGACGGTGCTGGACAACGTGCCGGCCTGTGTCGCCGCCAAGAACATCGAGGACGGCCGCTATATCTTCGCGAATACGGCCTATGAGCGGTTCTGGGGCTTCTCGCGGGATCATGTCGTCGGCAAGAATGCGCGCGAGCTGTTCGCGCCGGGCTCGGCGGCTACCATCGAGGCGACTGACCGCGCGGCGCTCGATTCGCCGGACGGCCAGTTCCGCAATGAATTCGAGGTCGAGCGGGGCGGAGAGCGGCGCATGGTCGCCTCGATCCGGATCGCGGTCCGCAATGACGGCAACAAGCCCGGATTCCTGCTGCTGGTGTTCGAGGACATCACGGACCGCCGCTCGCTGTCGCAGGAGCTGGAGAGCACCAAGAGGTTCCTCGAGCTCGTGGTCGACAACATCCCGGTGGCGTTGATCGTGGAGCAGGTCAAGGACGGCCGCTATCTGCTCGCCAACCGCAGCGCCGAGTCGATCCTCAACCGCAGGCGCGAGGAAACCACGGGCCTGACCGCCGCCGATATCTTCAATCCGAAGGAAGCCAAGCTGATCATCGCGCGCGACGAGGCCGCGATCAAGAAGCGCGGGATGATCTCCGAGGAGCATCCGATCTCGACAAAGGACGGCCTGCGCCTGTTCCTGACCCGCCGCGCCACCGTGCTGAACGATGACGGCGAACCGCAATATCTGATCAAGACCCACGAGGACGTCACCGATCGCCGGCAGACCGAGTCGCGCATGGCGCACATGGCCTATCACGACGGCCTCACCGACCTGCCGAACCGCGCCGCCTTCCTGCAGGCGCTGACCCAGATGATCGAGGCCTGCGAAGGCACCAGCGAGGAGTTCGCCGTCCTCTGCGTCGATCTCGACGGCCTCAAGGAGGTCAACGACGTCTTCGGCCATGCGCTCGGCGACAAGCTCTTGATCGAGGTGGCCCACCGGCTCCTGGACTCCGCACGCGGCGGGGTGGTGGCGCGCCTGTCGGGCGACGAGTTCGGCCTGATCATCGACGGCAAGCAGCCGCAGGCGGGCCTGGCGCTGGCGCAGCAGATCGGCGAAGCCGTCGCCCGCGAATTCCAGATCGACGGCCGCCCGGTCCGCGCAGGTATCACCACAGGCATGTCGATCTTCCCGCATAACGGCGCTGATGGCGCCTCGCTGCTCGCCAATGCCGGTGCGGCCCTGTTCCGCGCCAAGCAGAAGTCACGCGGCACGATCAGCCTCTATCAGCCGGAGATGGACCAGCAGATCCGCGATCGCCGCGTGCTGCATCAGGACCTCTCGATGGCGATCAAGAACGGCGAGCTCTCGCTCGCCTTCCAGCCGCAGGGCGTCGCCGGCAACAGCGTCGCCGAGAGCGAGATCATCGGCTTCGAGGCATTGGCGCGCTGGCAGCATCCGGTGCGCGGCCAAGTTTCGCCGGCCGAGTTCATTCCGATCGCGGAGGAAAGCGGCCTGATCGTCGAGATGGGCGAGTGGATCCTGCGCGAGGCCTGCCGCGAGGCGGCGTCCTGGCCGAAACCGCTCCAGGTCGCGGTCAACCTGTCGCCGGCGCAGTTCATGCACGGCGACGTGGTCGGGCTGGTCCATTCGATCCTGATCGAGACCGGCCTTGCCCCCGGCCGGCTCGAGTTGGAGATCACCGAAGGCGTCTTGATCGAGGATTTCGCCCGCGGCCTTGCGCTGCTGCGCCGGCTGAAGGCCCTCGGGGTGCGCATCTCCATGGACGATTTCGGCAGCGGCTATTCCTCGCTGAGCTATCTCCAGGCGTTCCCATTCGACAAGATCAAGATCGACCGCGCCTTCATCATCAATCTCGGCCGCAACCCGCAATCGGCGGCGATCGTGCGTGCGGTGATCGATCTCGGTCACGGCCTCGAAATGTCGATCATCGCGGAAGGCGTAGAGACCCTCGATCAGCTCGCCTTCCTGGCCAAGGAAGGCTGCGACGGCGTGCAGGGCTACCTGCTCGGCAAGCCTTTGCCGATCGGAAAATATTCTGGCCTCGTCGGCCGCACCGAAGTCATGGAGCTTGCGCTCAAGACCGGCTAG
- a CDS encoding 5-(carboxyamino)imidazole ribonucleotide synthase, with the protein MTEARQVTLKPGDTIGILGGGQLGRMLAMAAARLGLRCQVFSPDPDSPAFDVVLNATCAEYADVEALELFANDVDVITYEFENVPSAAAMVLDARRPVLPNRKILETTQDRLAEKDFVTKLGIGTAAYADVTSVASLREAIVRIGLPAVLKTRRFGYDGKGQAIIREGDDIAKVWTSLATKSAILEAFVPYEREISVIAARSATGQVECFDVTENEHRDHILKISRAPAQIPDSLAEDARSIAGKIASALDYVGVLAVEMFVLANGAGPKVLVNEIAPRVHNSGHWTLDGASVSQFEQHIRAIAGWPLGKPVRHGEIVTMTNLIGDEINDYGKWLTVPGATVHIYGKGTPRPGRKMGHVTEVRPTKGK; encoded by the coding sequence GTGACCGAGGCTAGGCAGGTTACGCTGAAGCCCGGTGACACCATCGGAATCCTCGGCGGCGGACAGCTCGGCCGGATGCTCGCGATGGCTGCGGCGCGGCTCGGGCTGCGTTGTCAGGTGTTCTCGCCCGATCCGGATTCGCCGGCCTTCGACGTGGTCCTGAATGCGACCTGCGCCGAATATGCCGATGTCGAAGCGCTCGAGCTGTTCGCCAATGACGTCGACGTCATCACCTACGAATTCGAGAACGTGCCGTCGGCGGCCGCGATGGTGCTGGATGCCCGCCGCCCCGTGCTGCCCAACCGCAAGATCCTCGAGACCACGCAGGACCGGCTGGCGGAGAAGGATTTCGTGACGAAGCTCGGCATCGGCACCGCAGCCTATGCGGACGTGACGTCGGTCGCGTCGCTGCGCGAGGCGATCGTCAGGATCGGGCTCCCGGCCGTGCTGAAGACCCGCCGGTTCGGTTATGACGGCAAGGGCCAGGCCATCATCCGCGAGGGCGACGACATCGCGAAGGTGTGGACCAGCCTTGCCACCAAATCGGCGATCCTGGAAGCCTTCGTGCCGTACGAGCGCGAGATCTCCGTGATCGCCGCGCGCTCCGCCACGGGCCAGGTCGAGTGTTTCGACGTCACCGAGAACGAGCACCGCGACCACATCCTGAAGATCTCGCGCGCACCCGCGCAGATTCCCGATTCGCTCGCCGAGGACGCGCGCAGCATCGCCGGCAAGATCGCAAGCGCGCTCGACTATGTCGGCGTCCTCGCCGTCGAGATGTTCGTGCTCGCCAATGGCGCCGGGCCCAAGGTGCTGGTGAACGAGATCGCCCCGCGCGTGCACAATTCCGGGCACTGGACGCTGGACGGCGCCTCCGTCTCGCAATTCGAGCAGCACATCCGCGCCATCGCCGGCTGGCCGCTCGGCAAGCCGGTGCGCCACGGCGAAATCGTCACCATGACCAATCTCATTGGCGATGAGATCAACGACTACGGCAAATGGCTGACCGTGCCGGGCGCGACCGTGCACATCTACGGCAAGGGCACCCCGCGCCCCGGCCGCAAGATGGGCCACGTCACCGAAGTCCGGCCGACCAAGGGCAAGTGA
- a CDS encoding glycerol-3-phosphate dehydrogenase produces the protein MADYDLAIIGGGLNGVSLARDAAGRGLRVILFEQGDLGGAASSATPRLIHGDLSVLERRGFWRVRRALAERRTWLKIAPHLVRPMQFVIPAHAEERPPWLLRAGLLLYDRLSSRSGLPDATTLDITHHPVGNALKRPFGTAFAYSDCVVDDSRLVVLTAVDAAERGAVISTGARCVRADRTDIWRLAVVDRGHRRTITSRALANATGAWTPMVAETVLRHQQVPLAATQMSQIIVPSLFESDNVYVFQNNDGRLIFAQPLERDFTLIGTVTHEFTGDPAIVAMRGADVGYLCEAASRYFRDRVTPTDVVRTVSGVNLTLASVRGRDGTTLFHARRRKAPLITIFGGDVTTSRLRAERAVTHLTPFYPMSPPWTAGTALSGGDFAWDRFDTEVDLARDRWRFLSEPQARRLVAAYGSRLPAVLGEVKTREELGPTFGSELTGAEVRYLMDHEWARFPDDVLWRRSKLGLTMPAADRDALGAFMAGAS, from the coding sequence ATGGCGGATTACGACCTTGCGATCATCGGCGGCGGGCTGAACGGGGTCAGCCTTGCGCGCGATGCGGCCGGCCGCGGCTTGCGGGTCATCCTGTTCGAACAGGGCGATCTCGGCGGCGCGGCGTCATCAGCGACACCGCGGCTGATCCATGGCGATCTCTCGGTTCTGGAACGGCGCGGCTTCTGGCGGGTGCGCCGGGCGCTGGCTGAGCGCCGGACCTGGCTCAAGATCGCGCCGCATCTGGTCCGGCCGATGCAGTTCGTGATCCCCGCGCATGCCGAGGAACGTCCGCCATGGCTGCTGCGCGCCGGCCTGCTCCTTTATGACCGCCTCTCCAGCCGGAGCGGCCTGCCTGACGCGACGACCCTCGACATCACGCATCATCCGGTCGGCAACGCGCTGAAACGTCCGTTCGGCACGGCGTTCGCATATTCGGACTGCGTCGTCGACGATTCCCGCCTGGTGGTGCTCACGGCGGTCGACGCCGCAGAACGTGGCGCCGTGATCAGCACCGGTGCGCGCTGTGTCCGCGCCGATCGAACCGACATCTGGCGCCTTGCGGTGGTCGATCGTGGTCACCGCCGCACGATCACGAGCCGGGCGTTGGCCAACGCCACCGGGGCGTGGACGCCGATGGTCGCGGAGACCGTGCTGCGGCATCAGCAAGTGCCCCTGGCAGCAACGCAGATGAGCCAGATCATCGTGCCCAGCCTGTTCGAGTCCGACAACGTCTACGTCTTCCAGAACAACGACGGACGGCTGATCTTTGCTCAGCCGCTCGAACGCGACTTCACCCTGATCGGCACGGTCACGCACGAATTCACCGGCGATCCCGCGATCGTGGCCATGCGTGGAGCCGATGTCGGCTATCTCTGCGAAGCCGCCAGCCGCTATTTCCGCGATCGCGTCACCCCGACCGACGTGGTCCGGACTGTCTCCGGCGTCAACCTGACGTTGGCGTCTGTGCGAGGACGCGATGGCACGACCTTGTTCCACGCGCGCCGGCGCAAGGCGCCGCTGATCACGATATTCGGCGGTGACGTCACCACCTCACGGCTGCGCGCGGAGCGGGCGGTGACGCATCTGACGCCGTTCTATCCGATGTCGCCGCCCTGGACCGCCGGCACGGCGCTGTCCGGTGGCGATTTTGCCTGGGATCGTTTCGACACGGAGGTCGACCTCGCACGCGACCGCTGGCGCTTTCTGTCGGAGCCGCAGGCCCGGCGCCTGGTCGCAGCCTATGGCTCGCGATTGCCGGCAGTGCTGGGCGAGGTGAAGACACGTGAAGAACTCGGCCCGACCTTCGGTTCCGAACTGACCGGCGCCGAGGTTCGCTATCTCATGGACCATGAATGGGCGCGCTTTCCCGACGACGTCCTGTGGCGCCGTTCCAAGCTCGGCCTGACCATGCCCGCGGCGGATCGCGACGCGCTAGGGGCGTTCATGGCGGGAGCAAGCTAG